The nucleotide window ACATTTCACTTTTTTCCAGATTAAACCAGCCAAACCCTTCTCCCATAATAGAATGGATTCTATTTATATAAATCCCGAGATTATACATTATTTGATCATACTCATTGGAAAAAAGTTTTACATGTTCAAGTGAAACACCATTGATAAATTTAGTTATCAAAAATTCGCGAGGAACCAAGGTCTTAGTTGCATCATAATAAATGATTTCAGGAACCGGAACTCCTTTTTTTTCTAGCAGTTTATATAATTTTGCTTCGACCATCATCAATTTTTTTTCAAAATGAAAAAGAAGTTCCTGTTTAACAGGAGATAGTCGTAAAATAATATCACTTGAAGGCTTTTCCGTTTGAATTCTATATGTTGTATTGAATTTTCCACCCTGCAGAAGAGTACTGGAAAGGATCTGCGTTGATGGCGAATAAACATGCCTAATAATAGATAAAATCTCGTGGTCTGTTATTTTACAAAGTAATTTTGAATCAGTGTTCATCTATCAATTCTTTCGGATCGGAGCTTTTTAAATGTTGTCTGGCCACCAAACTATTCTTATTGTCTGAAAAAATGTAAGGATTATCTCAAAATGTAGTTCTTCACAACAATCCGTCCTTTGGATTATCACCTCAATATACCAATTATTCAAGGGTACTTCACTTTTTGCATGCCTGAAAGTCCCATGCAACGGAATATTAAATCCATGTTCTTCAACTGAACTGATACCAATTTTGAAGTTGGCTGGATTTTTTGCTTTGATTATCATTTCCTTGCATATACGGAAATTCATGTGCCCTTCCCCCCGTTTCTGAGTCCGAGTCCGTTTGCCGATCCTGTGCTAACTACCAGATCCTTGTCTCACGATCTGGTAGTTAGCACAGCTATACATGCCTCAGATTTAAACCTATTGGAGTCGTTATCAGGAATAGAGTATTTTTGAAGAAAGACTTATCCAAGGAGATAAAGACCTGAAAACCAGAATACGTCAGTAATTTCGGTCGAAGTTGCTGCGTTGAGTAACCAAATAATCGGAGGTGCTTATGAGGCATATGAGCTTTTTTATTTCTGCTGCAGTCCTTCTGTCAATTTCCACGTCGCTTGCCGCCCCCAGAATTGAGTTCGATTCAAAAACCTACAATTGCGGAACTGTTATCGAAGGTAAGATCGAGAAAATTACTGCTGTTTTTGTTGTGAAAAATACCGGTGATGCTGTTCTCAAGCTTGAAAGTGTACGTCCGTCTTGCGGATGCACAGTGGTTAAATTTGACTCACTGATCCAGCCGGGTAAATCAACGAAAATAGAATCGGTTGTGAATATACAGGGGCAGAGGAGCGGGCAGCTTTCAAAGTCAATCACTGTTACTTCCAATGCGGAGAATGAGAAGACGGTAAGATTGTTTATAGAAGCGACAATTCAGGCACCTATTGACCTGTCTGTGACATCGCTGAGTCTGGATGGATCCAATGATGGAGTGCCGAAGAAAATTACCCTTTCAACCAGGAAGAACGATTTGTCGATAGTCTCGGTTGAGTTCCGTCCTTCTGAAACCGGCGAAAATGCTCCTGCCTGGCAATCGGATCTTTCGATTCCTTTGAGATACAAACTTACATCAACCGATTCTGTTCGCGAAAATGGATACAGGGTCTATGAACTTGCCGTTTACAGTCCCAAAGTCAACAAGCCATCTTATGGGCAAATTACCATCCAGACAAATCATCCGGAAAAAATGGAACTGTCTCTATACGGTTACATTCAACCTTGATACCTGTGCCATAACTTTTTTACATAAGCACTGAGGATTCCTGGGATTGAGAAACCAGCCGGGCATTTTCCTGTGTTAACAATCGAAGGACAGCCCAGACCTGAGTCTTCCAATGGGCCTGGGCTGCCAAAGGCAAGTATCCCTTCAAAAGGAACACAATGTGTTGAGACTGACTCTTCATTCATGACAAGAGATTCGGTTATTTATTGTGGACCGGGAAATTATCTTGAACTGAGCAATTCATTAATTGCTGAAAATAAAGGATACCATGGTGGAGCTGTATATGCTGATGCTGTTGATATCGGTGCAATAGAATTTAACGGCACAATTTTGCCACTAAATACAATTTTCGGTACTAACAGGAAACCACAGCTTAATTCAGAGTACAACAGGGCAGTAATATATACACTTAACGGCCGCAAAATCGATTCATATTCCGGAAAAGTCTCGGTGCATTCTCTGCGTGAATCGGCTGGAAGAAGGCTGCCAAAGGGAATGTATATCATAGCTCCTTATCTCCCAGGAAGGCAGTGCAAAATGGAGAGGTTATTGGTAAAGTGATCGGACAGGGCAAAGGATCCATTTTGCCGCATTCCAGAAATGCTCATATAACTCCAGTTCGCTCAGGTGGACCTTGTCAATTCGGTGGTAAATGCTGCCAGAATTCACGCACCTCTTCAATTGAGAATTCACTGAGTAAACCCCGAAAAGACGATTATAATAGAATCTCAGATCATTGTTTTTTAACTGAGTATATCTTGCGATACCCTCATTGCGCCATTTCTGCCTGAGTTGTGATGACGATTGAAGGTTCTAAAAAAGATCCAGACGATAAAGCTTTACTGGATGTATAGTTGACTGAGGCACTAAGGTGGAGGGTGTGGAGGTGTAAGGGGACAGACGTCCCCTTAAATATTCATACTGAAAATCATTTACAAAAAGTGACGGCAGGAAAACCTTTTTGTCTCGATACCGAATCTGGCCTCGAAACAGCCTCAGAGCACCATTCAATTATTGTCTCAAACAGTAACCCATTCTTCAGAAAGAATTTCTCCCTGCAGACTGAGAACAATTGCTTTCAGCGGCACTTTCCTTGTGGCCTGTGACAGAGCCTGCTTAGCCAGATGCAGCAGTCCTCCACAACAGGGAACCTGCATTATAACCACAGTTAGTGTGTTGATTTTTGCCTCATCGAACCATGCCCTGATTTTCTCCACATACTCATCCTGCCCGTCATCCAGCTTCGGACATGCAATTGCAATTGCTTTTCCTTTTATGTAATCGTTGTGGAAATTGCCGAAGGAAAATGCAGTGCAATCTGCCGCCAGAACGACATCCGCACCCTGATAATAGGGAGCTGTTGGTGCGATAAGATGCAGTTGAATGGGCCATTGGCGCAGTTGAGACTGCGCTATTGCAGCCGAATCTGCATCGGTTGTTTCTGCATTCTTCCTGAGATCCATCATCTGTGAGCCAGGGCAGCCTTGAAATGCCATAATTCCTCCATGTTGTGTTAAGAGACCTGAGCCGGTTAAAATGATATCTAATCGATATCAAATACTCTGCCTTAAATATATCCTGAATTCCGATTTAGAGGATTGATTTGAATCAAGAAAAGTGAATTATTCTTTTGATGGTAATGGGAGTGTGGCTTTTGTGCTGGATTGATGTCTGGGTTGTTGGGTTTTTTACTTGGGGGATGGTGTGGTTAGGAAAGAGGTGGTTTAACTTAACCGTAACTTAATAGGTTAAATTAAAAATTCACCTCAGAGATGAATTTTTTAATTTAAGGGTTTAAGTCAGGATTTCATCCCGGAGGTGAATTAGTAACCCCAAAAAAACGAATCAAACCATCGTTTCCCGAAAATAACCCGGAAAACTATGCTGTTCCCCTCAACCAATCAGGCAAACAATAGCAGGCTTACCGCCATCACCAGCATTCCTGCTATAAGACCCCCGATGGCCAGATGGTGTTCTCCATACTCCTCTGCTGTAGGAAGGAGCTCGTCAAGGGAGATGTAGATCATAATCCCGGCAACAGAAGCGAAGACAAATCCAAATGTCAGATCGTTGAAAAAATGCCTGAATAGAAAAAAGCCGACAATAGCTCCCACTGGTTCCGCAAGCCCGGAGAGAGAAGAGAACCAGAATGCCTTTGACCTGCTTTTGGTGGCAAAGTAAATGGGAACCGAAACAGCGACACCTTCCGGGATATTATGAAGCGCAATCGCAATTGCGATGCTGATTCCAAGTGAAGGATCAGTCAAAGCGCTCATAAATGTAGCGAATCCCTCAGGAAAGTTATGTATACCGATTGCCAGGGCGGAAAATAACCCCATACGGAGGAGTTTTTTTTCCGATGGTCCTTTCTTTTCATTGGCCATTCCCTCCAGATGAGCCATCTCATGAGGGTTTTCAAAAGATGGGATCAGCTTGTCGATAAGTGCAATCAGGGCGATGCCGCAGAAAAAGGCGAACACTGTGAGTCTGTAGCCATTCTTATCCCCAAGATAAGTGGAGAGGGAATCTCTGGCTTTAACAAATATTTCCACTAGTGATACATAGATCATCACACCGGCGGAGAAACCCAGTGATCCTGCAAGGAACCGTGGGTTAAGTCTTCTGGAAGAGAATGCAAGTGCACTTCCTATGCTGGTAGACAGGCCGGCAAAGGCTGTGAGTCCGATTGCAAAGAGGATGGTTTGAGTGGTCATAAGTTTCCTGTTAATAAGTATAGGGAACGAATATTCAATAATATAGGAATTTGCATGGGCGAATAGCATTCAGAATGCCGGGATTTATCGCTTACCCGTTTAAGTCCTGAAATCGTGACTTAACTTGTTAAGTCAAAACCACCACTCCGAGAAGTGCTTTGATCCCTTTCCATATAAAACTGTACAATTAATCCCTTTGATAGACAATTCTGTTCATTTTCTAATTGCACGCTGGAACTCTTTTATTTGACAATTATCATCAATACCGGTTTTCTGCAGAAAAATTGCAGAATTCCAGAGATCTTATTTCTGGTATGACAATTGATTAAACAGCTCTGAACCTTTGGTATGAAGAAGGGAGCACAAAATGAGAAAAACGATGTTAACGTGTGCAATTATCTCTTTGTTTGCAGTATCGGTTTCTTTCGGTTCCGATCTTGTCGGGAATGCTGCTTCTGTTGATTCGTTTGACACTTACAGGTATATAACCCGGAATGGACGGGAATACACTGCATTGCTGCCAAAGAATCGTCATGCAAATGATTATACTCCAGTGGGTTTTGTCAGGCAGCCCTCTTTTGTGCGCGGGGGAGGACTACTGAACAAAAAAGAGCACTCTCTTGTGCTTTATGCTGACGCCGATGTGCTGCCGCCGGCATTTATGCTGGGGTATCGTTATGGGATCCTTTACTGGTGGAATGCTGGGATTGATCTGGGTGGAAATAACGGAGTGTTTCAGGCCTTTGTCCGTACCCGTGTCGAAAACATAAAGACCAGAAAATCTGAATTCTTCTTCTGGTCAAATGAATTTAGCGGGGGCTTTAAAAGACATCAGGCGGATTTCGGCGAAAATACAGGGTTTGATGACCTCTCACTTGTTGCCACTATTGACAATTCTCTGGGATTCCGTTTCGGTCAAACACGGGAAAAAGTCCTATACCTGCTGACAGTATTTTACACCGATTATGACATTCACACACCGCGAAGACAAACAGATTACTATCTTATTCCAGCTATTGCCGGCTTTGAAATGGTTATCGGGAAACATAGCAATTTCTTTGTCGAAGCAGGAGCTGCATATTCTATAAACGGGATGGAGCTTGCGGATAAAAGTATAGCATTTGAGAAATCATGGTTTCCTATAGCCAGAGCCGGTGTTGCATTCCGGACCGGTTCTAAAACAGCGGTTTACTATACGCGGGAAACCAGCGTATTGTCAAGGAAAAAGTGATCTTGAACTTTCACGATGATATATGCAGGGAGACACCTCTGTCTCCCGATTTCTTCTATCTGGCTGTATATTGAGTATACCTCGATTAATCAAATCCGTTTTTGAATTCCATCTTCTGCTTGTCTGTTTACCCGTGGATAAAGGGGTTCCCGGAAGTCAGTACAGTGCTTTATGTTTTGTATTCTTTTATTTGCGGGCTGCAAAAACTAATTTGAGATCTATGTCGATTGCAATTAACAATCCCGTGATTAAAAAGTTGGCCCTGTCCGTAGCAGGGGTACCGCTGCTGAAAAAGCTTGAAAAAGCAAGCAGAGATATCACTTTGTCCCAGGACCGGGTCCTTAAAGGCATAATCCAATCATGTAAAGACACCCTGTTTGGCAGGGAGCACGGTTTTGCGTCAATTAAAAGCATCAGGGATTACCGGCAGGCCGTTCCCATAAGGGACTACGAGGGGCATCGAGGGTATATAGACCGGATGAGCCGCGGGGAGCCGGATGTGCTTTTTCCCGGAAAGCCGGTATTCTACAATACAACAAGCGGGACAACGGATAAACCGAAACTGATTCCAGTCTCAGATAGATATTTCAGGGAAGCATATAGCGGTGTCAGTAAACTCTGGTTTTATACTTGTCTGAGAGACAATCCTACACTTTTTCATGGTAAAAACCTCTCTTTTGTCGCTCCTGCAGAAGAGGGCAGGACAGAGGACGGTACGCCGTTCGGTTCTATTTCCGGAGTGGTTTACAGAAATATTCCCGGAATTTTAAAAGATCTTTATTCCACTCCATATCCGGTGATCTGTATCAAAGATTATGAAAAGAAATACTATGCTATGCTGAGATATGCTCTGGCATGCAACATAACCTATATCATCACAGTTAATCCATCCACTGTGCTGCAGATGCACAGGATGGTTCTTCAGGAGGCACAGGGTCTTATAAAGGACATTCATGATGGGACACTGCGCCCGGATGTGGCCTCGGAGATAGATCCTTCTGATCGTGCGGTGATGCTTGGGAAACTCAAACCGGATCGTGCAAGGGCCAGGCAGCTTGAGAAACTTGTCGAACAATACGGGGAGGAACTCAAACCTGTTCATTACTGGCCTGATCTGGTATGCGTAAACACCTGGAAGCAGGGTAATTGTGCCCTTATTCTGCCCAGACTTCAGGGCTTTTTCCCTGAGAAGACAATCTTGAGAGAATTTGGATATCAGGCCAGTGAGGCACGTGCAGGCCTGGTGCTTGGGAATGAATGGGACTACTCTGTTCTCCTGGGGCATATCTACCATTTTGAGTTTATCGAGGAGAGCCAGAGGCAGAAAGATGATCCGGAGGTCCTGGGGGCTGATCAACTGGAGATTGGCAAAAGCTACTATATCCTGATTACCAATGGAAGCGGTCTTTACAGATACGACATAAATGATATCGTGCGGGTAGAGGGATTCTTCAACCGGTTTCCACTGTTTCGTTTCTTGCAGAAGGGAGAGGGCGTAACAAGCCTTACAGGAGAGAAACTTTCTGAGGCTCATGTTATGCAGGCTGTTGATGCTGCTGCGGTGGCAAGAAACTTAAAAGTAGAGTTTTACACGATGTTCTGCGATGTACAGAATTACATCTATAAACTGTACGTGGAGTTCCCTGCAGGAACAACGCAGAATCTCAAGAAGTCTTTCCTGGAATTGGTTGATGAGCATATTAAGTATGTAAACCCGGAGTATTCCGCAAAGAGGAAGTCAAGCCGCCTGAATGCACCGGTGCTGGTTGACTTGAAGCCCAATTCCTATGAGATGCTCAAGGCGAAGCTGCTTGCTGAGGGCTGGGTCAGAGAGGGTCAGTACAAGGTTAATTATCTCAGGAAAGATCCTGACATGCAGAAAGTCTATGATGATCTGCTGAGTGAAAGTAAATAACTGCTTTCATGTACAAATAAAAATCAAGCAAGTCACTTAATCAGCTTAATCGTAGATCTTTTTTTCTCAGATGTAATCGATAGCAGTTGCTGCCTGAGTCTTGCTGGTTTTTCCTCCGCACCCCTCGCATCCATCCCAGCAATAAGTGCAGAGTTTTTCCTTTGGAAGTCCGATAGCTTCAACCATATCAGGCATCTTCTGGTATACCAGTGAGGAGATTCCCATCCTTTTACGGATTATATCAACCATGGCCTTGAACTCCTGAGTGTCCGGATCTATGTATTTATCAAGCGAGGTGATCTCTCCTTCCAGTTCTACAATAGCTTTACGGCAGGCAAGGTCCATTTCCGATCTTGATCTGGAGAAGTTAAGGTATTTGCATCCGAAGAGCAGGGGAGGGCAGGCGGGGCGCAGATGTATCTCTTTGGCACCGTAATTATAGAGCTTCTGGAATGTGTTATAGAGCTGAGTTCCTCTCACAATTGAGTCATCGCAGAAAAGCATCCTCATTCCTGCCGTAAGTTCCTTGATAGGTATAAGCTTCATTCTTGCCACCAGATTTCTCATCTCCTGAATCTGAGGCATAAAGCTGCGTGCCCATGTTGGGGTATATTTGACAAATGGCCTTCTGTAGGGTAATCCTGCTTCAGCAGCATACCCGTAAGCGTGTGCAACTCCGGAATCCGGGATACCGGCCACCAGGTCAACATCTACGGAATCATTTCTGGCAAGTGCAGCACCGCTTCTATGGCGGGAATCCTCTACATTTATTCCCTCGTATGTGGATGCAGGGTATCCGTAATAGATCCAGAGAAAAGTGCAGATCTGCATCTCGGTGCCCGGCTGTTTCCTGATTTCATATCCGTTTTCAGTTATCAGAACTATTTCACCTGGACCCAGTTCATGGACAACTTCGTAACCAAGGTTCGGGAAGGAGCAGGTTTCGAGAGCGACGCAGTATCCATTACTTCCCTTGCCGATAATAACCGGGGTCCTTCCCAGCAGGTCACGGGCCGCGAAAATGCCTTTTCTGGTAAGGAGAAGCATTGAGCATGAACCCTCAATTGTTTCCTGGGCAGAGGCGATTCCTGCTTCAAATGACTCTTCATGGCTTATCAGGGTAGCAATAATTTCCGTGGGATTGATTTCAGTACCGCTCATTTCTGAGAAATGGGTGGCTCTCGTGCTGAATGCTTTCCTGGTCAGTTCTCCGGCGTTCTTTACCAACCCTACAGTGACGATACCGTAAGTACCGAGATGAGAGCCGATGATAAGAGGCTGGTCTTCGTAGTCACTTATGACACCGATTCCGCTTTTTCCATGCATTTTGCGGAGATCATCATCGAATTTACTTCTGAATTGAGAGTTGCTTATGTCGTGGATTATTCTTGTGAAACCGTTTTCATTGATTGTTGCCATTCCGCCGCGTCTGGTGCCCAGATGGCAGTGGTAATCGGTTCCGTAGAAAAGATCACTGATACATTCCTGCTTTGATATTACTCCGAAAAAACCGCCCATAAAGAAATCCTGACCTGAAAGATAAGGAACAGACCTGAATTTTTAAAAGAGAAAGAAAATACATTCCGAAGAAGTCATTATACGTTTTTGTGCTTAAAAAGTGTGAAGTTTTTTTCAGGGAGACCTCTTTGTGAGTTCGAACTGCCCAGCACCTCTTTTCACAACTTGCAGGTTTGCGATGTTTCTGTCTACCAGGCAGATGCTTTTTTGCATTTAATTACCTTGAAAAAGTGATATAATATATAATGAGATCTAATACAGGGGTGTATGGATGAGAAAGGAAAGCGGATTTTCATTACTGGAGATGCTGGTTGCCATCCTGATCCTGGGCATACTGGGCGCTTTTGCCGTAGTCCGCTTCAGCTCTTATATTGCAGAGGATCAGCTTCAGAAAGCTGCCTGGAAAGTAATGGCAGATCTATCAATGACCCGGTCCATGGCCATGAAAAATGATTGCCAGATACTGGTGACTTTTCCCACAAACAATCAGTACACGATCATTATAGATTCGACTAACAATTCTGTTGCTGATGCGGGTGAGTATCAGCAGGTATTTACATTGGATCCTCCGGTCCGGTTCGGCCTGCCGGAAACATCGCCTGGCAGCGCAGCCTCGGGAGCGGATCTTCCGGCGGCGGGATCATGGCTGGGAGGTAACTGGGCAGATAAAGGTATGATTGTCTCCAAAGATGCGATGGGGAGTATAAATCCGGGAAGTCTTTACCTGAGTTCATCAAAACTGCCGAAAGTGACTTATTGCATAGCGATTTTGAATGCCGGCAGTACACAGAATCTTAGAATGCTTAAATGGGATGGATCATCATGGATTGCTCTGTGAGAGATTCCGGTTTTTCACTGATAGAGATTTTTATCTCTATTTTGATAGTAGCGGTCACAGCCATAGTGATTGCTTTCTTTTCAAAGACCAGCTCACTTACGTCAAGCTTCTCCAAGGGGTCTGAAACAGCTTATATGATTGCTGAACTCAAGCTTTCCGATTTGAGCGCTGATCCGGCCCCTGCGAACGGGAACGATACATACACTATTGATGGAAAGGAATACAGGCGTATCTGGAATATAACCGAAACGGGAAATGTGGTCAGAGCAGAGATAACAGTGAAGTGGCAGGCGATAAATGGAGAGAAACAGATAACTCTTTTAGGAGCGGTAAATTGAACAGCAAAGGTGTGACACTTATTGAGGTGATAATTTACGCGGTACTTCTTGTGATAGTATCGATGATTATCGGTTCACAGGTGAAAACCATGCTGAAGAGTTATACCGGGGGACAAAGGGTATCAAGCATTCAGGGTGGTTCCAGGGATGTACTTGCTATGCTTGCAAGAGAGATCAGAAACACCGGGTTCAAGCGTACGCTCACTCCCGGTACATCTGCCGGTACCTGGACAATTAACGATGTGGCAGGAG belongs to Fibrobacter sp. and includes:
- a CDS encoding amidophosphoribosyltransferase, which encodes MGGFFGVISKQECISDLFYGTDYHCHLGTRRGGMATINENGFTRIIHDISNSQFRSKFDDDLRKMHGKSGIGVISDYEDQPLIIGSHLGTYGIVTVGLVKNAGELTRKAFSTRATHFSEMSGTEINPTEIIATLISHEESFEAGIASAQETIEGSCSMLLLTRKGIFAARDLLGRTPVIIGKGSNGYCVALETCSFPNLGYEVVHELGPGEIVLITENGYEIRKQPGTEMQICTFLWIYYGYPASTYEGINVEDSRHRSGAALARNDSVDVDLVAGIPDSGVAHAYGYAAEAGLPYRRPFVKYTPTWARSFMPQIQEMRNLVARMKLIPIKELTAGMRMLFCDDSIVRGTQLYNTFQKLYNYGAKEIHLRPACPPLLFGCKYLNFSRSRSEMDLACRKAIVELEGEITSLDKYIDPDTQEFKAMVDIIRKRMGISSLVYQKMPDMVEAIGLPKEKLCTYCWDGCEGCGGKTSKTQAATAIDYI
- a CDS encoding type II secretion system protein, with the translated sequence MRKESGFSLLEMLVAILILGILGAFAVVRFSSYIAEDQLQKAAWKVMADLSMTRSMAMKNDCQILVTFPTNNQYTIIIDSTNNSVADAGEYQQVFTLDPPVRFGLPETSPGSAASGADLPAAGSWLGGNWADKGMIVSKDAMGSINPGSLYLSSSKLPKVTYCIAILNAGSTQNLRMLKWDGSSWIAL
- a CDS encoding 4Fe-4S ferredoxin, which encodes MAFQGCPGSQMMDLRKNAETTDADSAAIAQSQLRQWPIQLHLIAPTAPYYQGADVVLAADCTAFSFGNFHNDYIKGKAIAIACPKLDDGQDEYVEKIRAWFDEAKINTLTVVIMQVPCCGGLLHLAKQALSQATRKVPLKAIVLSLQGEILSEEWVTV
- a CDS encoding DUF1573 domain-containing protein codes for the protein MSFFISAAVLLSISTSLAAPRIEFDSKTYNCGTVIEGKIEKITAVFVVKNTGDAVLKLESVRPSCGCTVVKFDSLIQPGKSTKIESVVNIQGQRSGQLSKSITVTSNAENEKTVRLFIEATIQAPIDLSVTSLSLDGSNDGVPKKITLSTRKNDLSIVSVEFRPSETGENAPAWQSDLSIPLRYKLTSTDSVRENGYRVYELAVYSPKVNKPSYGQITIQTNHPEKMELSLYGYIQP
- a CDS encoding phosphotransferase produces the protein MNTDSKLLCKITDHEILSIIRHVYSPSTQILSSTLLQGGKFNTTYRIQTEKPSSDIILRLSPVKQELLFHFEKKLMMVEAKLYKLLEKKGVPVPEIIYYDATKTLVPREFLITKFINGVSLEHVKLFSNEYDQIMYNLGIYINRIHSIMGEGFGWFNLEKSEM
- the zupT gene encoding zinc transporter ZupT — its product is MTTQTILFAIGLTAFAGLSTSIGSALAFSSRRLNPRFLAGSLGFSAGVMIYVSLVEIFVKARDSLSTYLGDKNGYRLTVFAFFCGIALIALIDKLIPSFENPHEMAHLEGMANEKKGPSEKKLLRMGLFSALAIGIHNFPEGFATFMSALTDPSLGISIAIAIALHNIPEGVAVSVPIYFATKSRSKAFWFSSLSGLAEPVGAIVGFFLFRHFFNDLTFGFVFASVAGIMIYISLDELLPTAEEYGEHHLAIGGLIAGMLVMAVSLLLFA
- a CDS encoding GH3 auxin-responsive promoter family protein — translated: MSIAINNPVIKKLALSVAGVPLLKKLEKASRDITLSQDRVLKGIIQSCKDTLFGREHGFASIKSIRDYRQAVPIRDYEGHRGYIDRMSRGEPDVLFPGKPVFYNTTSGTTDKPKLIPVSDRYFREAYSGVSKLWFYTCLRDNPTLFHGKNLSFVAPAEEGRTEDGTPFGSISGVVYRNIPGILKDLYSTPYPVICIKDYEKKYYAMLRYALACNITYIITVNPSTVLQMHRMVLQEAQGLIKDIHDGTLRPDVASEIDPSDRAVMLGKLKPDRARARQLEKLVEQYGEELKPVHYWPDLVCVNTWKQGNCALILPRLQGFFPEKTILREFGYQASEARAGLVLGNEWDYSVLLGHIYHFEFIEESQRQKDDPEVLGADQLEIGKSYYILITNGSGLYRYDINDIVRVEGFFNRFPLFRFLQKGEGVTSLTGEKLSEAHVMQAVDAAAVARNLKVEFYTMFCDVQNYIYKLYVEFPAGTTQNLKKSFLELVDEHIKYVNPEYSAKRKSSRLNAPVLVDLKPNSYEMLKAKLLAEGWVREGQYKVNYLRKDPDMQKVYDDLLSESK